The following is a genomic window from Candidatus Neomarinimicrobiota bacterium.
AGACCGACCTTCAGCGCCGCCCCATCCGACAAGGTTATCCGGGGATAAAATGTCAGCAGAATGGGCAGCAGCAACCCCGGCACCAGCACCATACCCAACGTATACCACAGCTCGACCACCGATGGCAGGCTCAGGGCCAGAATATATCCCACGACGCAGCTGGCCACGATTCCCCACCTGATGCGCTGGCGTTCCGCAGCCGGATTCTCGCCGCCCCGGGGCGCGAAATCACGGCCTAGAGTGGTGGCACTGATGAATACAAAGGAATCAACCGTGCTCATGATGACCGCCAGCAGGGCCGCGAAGAACAGTCCCCGCAGGCCTGCCGGCAGAACCGTGGCACCGAGCAGGGGATAGGCGGCCACCGGACTAGCCAACTGTCCCTCCAGGTGGGGCAGCTGGCCAATGGCGTAAAGTCCGGTGGAGGTCGTCAGCAGGTCAAAGACAAACCAGAAACCGACGCTGATGAGAATACCCCTGGCGGCGGTTTTCCCGGTACGTGCCGCCGCGCAGCGCTGGTAAAACCCCGGATCCACGAAAGTCCAGCTGGCAATGAGAAACCAGACCAGGATCACCTGCCAGCTCAGATGCTCGGCACCCCGCCAATTGCGGTATCCCGAAGGCAGCCCCCGCCACATATCCAACAGCGGCTCGCTCCCAACCAGAAAACCCAGCAAGACCGCGAATCCCACAAACATCAGGGCGAACTGGAACACGTCGGTACGCACCACGGCCTTAAAACCGCCGCGCCATAAATAAATGGTGCTGAATACCGTCCCCAGAAACACGCTCACCCACAACTCAAACCCCAATAGAAAATTGAGCATGACCCCGAGCATGAGCAGATAGGGAGCCGGCGTGGTGAGCAGGAACACCAGGGCGGCGCTGAACCGGGCGCTGTGAGGACCGTAGGCCCGCCGGAACCGATCCGGGATGGTCAGCGCTTCACCACCCCGAATCCGGGCGGCCAGAAAAAGGGCATAGAATATCGCAAAAATATAATAGGGCACGCCGAAGACCACCAGATTCACCACACCATGCAGGTAGGTGAATTCCCCTATGCCCAGGATACCACCATACCACGTGGAAACCAGGGTGGCCACGAAGGGCACCAGCGTCAGGCGGCGCCCTCCCAGCAGATAACTCTCCACCTGGGCCGCCGGTGATAATCGCGATCGAAGACCCAGATATAAAAGGCTGCCCACATACAGCACTATAATGCCTAGATCAAGGGGCTGGAGCTGGACGTTCCCCCAGGCGGATGCCATCGGCTATGCCCCCTCAGCCTTCGGGAGGATAGCTTTGAAAAACCAGCACGGCACCGCCGGAGACTTCAACAGTGAAGACGGTGCCCCGGCTGCGATTGGATGTCCCCTTATGGATCGGAATTAAAGCAGCGTCCTTTAGCTGGTATACTAATCCCGAGGTAGTGATGCGGACGGCGGTAGATTCAGGGAACAGGGACACGTTTTGTCCCGGAAAGGAATCGAAAGTGTGGGCCAGCCGCACCGGCGTGAACTGTCCTGCATCGGTAAGCACAGTCACTTCCAGGCCGAAGTCGTTCCAGAGCATGACTAGATTGCCGAAGCTGTGATCATCCCGCTGGCCGATGGCGCCAATAATGGTGACCTCCCTTGCTCCCGCCTTTGCCGCCCACTTGAGGGCCTTCTCCAGGTCATTCGACTGTTGGGAGGGCAACTCGACCAACCGATCGCGGAAGGCGAACCGGGCATCAGCGCTGATTGAATCCAGGTCACCCACCACCACGTCCGGCTCCGGGAAGCGCCCCAGCAGATGGTTCGCTGCCCCATCACAGCAGATGAGCGTACCCGCCCGGCGCAACGCTTCAAGCGGACGGTGATGGGTGGGAAAATCACCGTCAGCCAGGATGACTACCGGCGGTTCCAGGGGCATGCGGGTTCACTCCCAGGCGGCCTGTAGCCAGCCCGTATAGAGCTTCTCCTGCTGCTCCGTCGGCGGTTCGACCCTCACAATGGACACCATATCGTAAGGGGGCAGCTCGGGCCTGATGGTAAAAGTGCGTAATAGGCCGTCGCGGTTGACCACCAGAGTAGCCTCCATACCCGGACTGCGAGTGGTCAGAATCCGCTCGGCTGTAGCACCCAGAAGGCGATAGTTATCAACGGCTATGAGTTCATCATTCACACTCAGACCGGCACGGGTCGCCGGAGTGTCCCGATCAATCCCGG
Proteins encoded in this region:
- a CDS encoding sodium:solute symporter, which translates into the protein MASAWGNVQLQPLDLGIIVLYVGSLLYLGLRSRLSPAAQVESYLLGGRRLTLVPFVATLVSTWYGGILGIGEFTYLHGVVNLVVFGVPYYIFAIFYALFLAARIRGGEALTIPDRFRRAYGPHSARFSAALVFLLTTPAPYLLMLGVMLNFLLGFELWVSVFLGTVFSTIYLWRGGFKAVVRTDVFQFALMFVGFAVLLGFLVGSEPLLDMWRGLPSGYRNWRGAEHLSWQVILVWFLIASWTFVDPGFYQRCAAARTGKTAARGILISVGFWFVFDLLTTSTGLYAIGQLPHLEGQLASPVAAYPLLGATVLPAGLRGLFFAALLAVIMSTVDSFVFISATTLGRDFAPRGGENPAAERQRIRWGIVASCVVGYILALSLPSVVELWYTLGMVLVPGLLLPILLTFYPRITLSDGAALKVGLAGVLTAGVWLLTPGIMRMLGGAGETYPLGLQPMLPGLLVTFIMVPLLGRSSHAGG
- a CDS encoding thiamine diphosphokinase — encoded protein: MPLEPPVVILADGDFPTHHRPLEALRRAGTLICCDGAANHLLGRFPEPDVVVGDLDSISADARFAFRDRLVELPSQQSNDLEKALKWAAKAGAREVTIIGAIGQRDDHSFGNLVMLWNDFGLEVTVLTDAGQFTPVRLAHTFDSFPGQNVSLFPESTAVRITTSGLVYQLKDAALIPIHKGTSNRSRGTVFTVEVSGGAVLVFQSYPPEG